A genomic region of Micromonospora sp. NBC_01796 contains the following coding sequences:
- a CDS encoding inorganic phosphate transporter, with translation MSPELIAVLAVIAVAMLFDYTNGFHDAANAIATSISTRALTPRVALAMAALGNFIGAHLGGNVAKTVGDGLVELPAGLASLGVVFAGVLGAICWNLLTWYFGIPSSSSHALFGGLVGATLCSGIFNVGGSVLWNGILLKVVLPMVASPLVGFGLGALMMLAVMWVFRKGNPAKLNRGFRWAQTVSAMAMSIGHGMQDAAKTMGIVVLALFAGGYQDSRTHIPEWVFWTSATVLALGTYAGGWRIIRTLGRKIIDLGPPEGFAAETVASIVLFTTSRLGLPISTTHTITSAIMGVGATKKLSAVRWGVAGNIVMAWILTFPAAAGIAAICYFAVRPLF, from the coding sequence GTGTCTCCTGAACTGATCGCCGTACTCGCGGTGATCGCCGTCGCCATGCTCTTCGACTACACCAACGGCTTCCACGACGCCGCGAACGCGATCGCCACCAGCATCTCCACCCGGGCACTCACGCCCCGGGTCGCGCTGGCGATGGCGGCGCTCGGCAACTTCATCGGCGCCCACCTCGGCGGCAACGTCGCCAAGACCGTCGGTGACGGCCTGGTCGAACTGCCCGCCGGGTTGGCCAGTCTCGGGGTGGTCTTCGCCGGGGTGCTGGGAGCCATCTGCTGGAACCTGCTCACCTGGTACTTCGGCATCCCCTCCTCGTCCTCGCACGCCCTGTTCGGCGGGCTGGTCGGTGCCACCCTCTGCTCCGGCATCTTCAACGTCGGCGGCTCGGTGCTCTGGAACGGCATCCTGCTCAAGGTGGTCCTCCCGATGGTGGCCTCGCCGCTGGTCGGGTTCGGACTCGGGGCGCTGATGATGCTCGCGGTGATGTGGGTCTTCCGGAAGGGCAACCCGGCGAAGCTGAACCGGGGCTTCCGCTGGGCCCAGACCGTCTCGGCGATGGCGATGTCGATCGGGCACGGCATGCAGGACGCGGCCAAGACCATGGGCATCGTGGTGCTGGCCCTGTTCGCCGGCGGTTACCAGGACAGCAGGACGCACATCCCGGAGTGGGTGTTCTGGACCTCGGCGACCGTGCTCGCCCTCGGCACGTACGCGGGTGGCTGGCGGATCATCCGTACCCTCGGGCGGAAGATCATCGACCTTGGTCCGCCGGAGGGCTTCGCCGCCGAGACGGTGGCCAGCATCGTGCTCTTCACCACCTCCCGGCTCGGCCTGCCGATCTCCACGACCCACACCATCACCTCGGCGATCATGGGCGTCGGCGCGACCAAGAAGCTCTCCGCGGTCCGCTGGGGCGTGGCCGGCAACATCGTGATGGCCTGGATCCTCACCTTCCCCGCAGCCGCCGGCATCGCCGCCATCTGCTACTTCGCCGTCCGCCCCCTCTTCTGA
- a CDS encoding DUF402 domain-containing protein: MSSDVVRVVYTKYDGTAHRDYPARRLTEDDLGVWLGVTAGTESVYHGRPSVEQIPFVLLVPHSAWWTGMFNPPPRTSEVYCDIASPARWEGDTVNLIDLDLDVVRRRGTGAVELRDEDEFADHRVRFGYPEDVVVRAEAAAEWLYDALGDGTEPFATAYRKWLALVL; the protein is encoded by the coding sequence ATGTCGAGCGATGTGGTCCGGGTCGTTTACACCAAGTACGACGGCACCGCGCACCGGGACTACCCTGCCCGCCGGCTGACCGAGGACGACCTGGGTGTCTGGCTCGGGGTGACCGCCGGAACCGAGTCGGTCTACCACGGCCGACCCTCCGTGGAGCAGATCCCCTTCGTGCTCCTCGTGCCGCACTCGGCGTGGTGGACCGGCATGTTCAACCCTCCGCCGAGGACCAGCGAGGTCTACTGCGACATCGCCAGCCCGGCCCGCTGGGAGGGGGACACGGTCAACCTGATCGATCTGGACCTCGACGTGGTCCGGCGTCGGGGGACCGGCGCGGTGGAGTTGCGCGACGAGGACGAGTTCGCCGACCACCGGGTCCGGTTCGGTTACCCGGAGGACGTGGTGGTCCGGGCCGAGGCGGCGGCCGAGTGGCTCTACGACGCGCTCGGCGACGGGACCGAGCCGTTCGCCACGGCGTACCGGAAGTGGCTCGCCCTGGTGCTCTGA
- a CDS encoding PPK2 family polyphosphate kinase translates to MSEPRRSVRDLLRVPTGGTGLDLGAIHPRTTPGLPRAGVVGSDPKAWARARVQEIGADLGRQQEMLFASAKVDPASGRRLLLVLQAMDAGGKDGTIRRVAGTMNPLGLQIRSFGRPTEKELNHHFLWRIRRALPTPGYVGVFNRSHYEDVLVPRVESLVPEHTWRARYDEINEFEQELADGGVTLLKVFLHISYDEQLERLRSRLDDPEKHWKYEPADVDTRARWADYQAAYAEALARCSTSGSPWFVVPANRKWYRDWAVASLLRETFAGMHLTYPAPRFDVERERRRLLEMRPEPVEA, encoded by the coding sequence ATGAGCGAGCCGAGGCGGTCCGTCCGCGACCTGCTGCGGGTGCCGACCGGCGGGACCGGGCTGGACCTCGGGGCGATCCACCCGCGTACGACGCCGGGGTTGCCCCGGGCCGGGGTGGTCGGCAGCGATCCGAAGGCCTGGGCGCGGGCCCGGGTGCAGGAGATCGGGGCGGACCTGGGTCGGCAGCAGGAGATGCTGTTCGCCTCGGCGAAGGTCGACCCGGCGTCCGGGCGCAGGCTGCTGCTGGTGCTCCAGGCGATGGACGCGGGCGGCAAGGACGGCACCATCCGGCGGGTGGCGGGCACGATGAACCCGCTCGGCCTGCAGATCAGGTCGTTCGGGCGGCCGACCGAGAAGGAGCTCAACCACCACTTCCTGTGGCGGATCCGCCGGGCGCTGCCGACTCCGGGATACGTCGGGGTGTTCAATCGATCACACTACGAGGACGTCCTGGTGCCGCGGGTCGAGTCGCTGGTCCCCGAGCACACCTGGCGGGCCCGGTACGACGAGATCAACGAGTTCGAGCAGGAGCTGGCCGACGGCGGGGTGACCCTGCTCAAGGTCTTCCTGCACATCTCCTACGACGAGCAGTTGGAGCGCCTGCGCAGCCGGCTCGACGACCCGGAGAAGCACTGGAAGTACGAGCCGGCGGACGTGGACACCCGCGCCCGCTGGGCCGACTACCAGGCCGCGTACGCCGAGGCGCTGGCGCGTTGCAGCACCTCCGGATCACCCTGGTTCGTGGTCCCGGCGAACCGGAAGTGGTACCGCGACTGGGCGGTGGCGAGCCTGCTTCGGGAGACCTTCGCGGGCATGCACCTGACCTATCCGGCACCGAGGTTCGACGTCGAGCGGGAGCGGCGGCGGTTGCTCGAGATGCGCCCGGAGCCGGTGGAGGCCTAA
- the pstA gene encoding phosphate ABC transporter permease PstA has translation MRGRRLSKWAPLGIAVLALVLAAVVVYGTGIGGWVLAIVLGAVFYLVALYLVARNVEGQRAANNRTWSALIHSAFVLAVLPLSSVVWTLVSKGTARLDGDFFGSSMNNIGARDANGGAYHAIIGTLEQVGIATLITVPLGVAGAIYIVEYGRGRFANTIRFFVDVMTGIPSIVAGLFILAFWVLIVSPHFSADGRPGYSGFAAALALSVLMLPTIVRSTEEMLRLVPAPLREGSYALGIPKWKTIMKIVLPTALPGIVTGVMLAVARAAGETAPVLLVAGGTAAINFNPFENNQSSLSLFVYGQATEAGRYSPDRAWTAALTLVALVLVLTIAAKLLARRSQISR, from the coding sequence CTGCGCGGCCGGCGGCTGTCCAAGTGGGCACCGCTCGGCATCGCCGTACTCGCGCTGGTTCTCGCGGCCGTCGTGGTCTACGGCACCGGCATCGGCGGCTGGGTGCTGGCGATCGTCCTCGGCGCCGTGTTCTACCTGGTCGCGCTCTATCTGGTGGCTCGCAACGTCGAGGGGCAGCGGGCGGCGAACAACCGGACCTGGAGTGCACTGATCCACTCCGCGTTCGTGCTCGCCGTACTCCCCCTCAGCTCGGTGGTCTGGACGCTGGTCTCCAAGGGAACCGCGCGGCTGGACGGCGACTTCTTCGGCAGCTCGATGAACAACATCGGCGCCCGGGACGCGAACGGTGGCGCGTACCACGCGATCATCGGCACGCTGGAGCAGGTCGGCATCGCCACGCTGATCACCGTTCCGCTCGGTGTCGCCGGTGCGATCTACATCGTCGAGTACGGCCGGGGCCGGTTCGCCAACACGATCCGGTTCTTCGTGGACGTGATGACCGGCATCCCGTCCATCGTCGCCGGTCTGTTCATCCTCGCGTTCTGGGTGCTCATCGTCTCCCCGCACTTCAGCGCGGACGGACGGCCGGGTTACTCCGGTTTCGCCGCCGCACTGGCGCTGAGCGTGCTGATGCTGCCGACGATCGTCCGGTCGACCGAGGAGATGCTCCGGCTCGTCCCGGCTCCGCTGCGGGAGGGCTCGTACGCCCTCGGCATCCCGAAGTGGAAGACGATCATGAAGATCGTGCTCCCGACCGCACTGCCCGGCATCGTCACCGGCGTGATGCTCGCCGTCGCCCGTGCCGCCGGGGAAACCGCTCCGGTGCTCCTGGTCGCGGGTGGTACCGCGGCGATCAACTTCAACCCGTTCGAGAACAACCAGTCGTCGCTGTCCCTGTTCGTCTACGGGCAGGCGACCGAGGCGGGACGGTACTCGCCCGACCGGGCCTGGACCGCCGCGCTGACCCTGGTGGCCCTCGTACTCGTCCTCACCATCGCGGCGAAGCTGCTCGCTCGCCGCAGCCAGATCTCCCGATGA
- a CDS encoding ATP-dependent DNA helicase: MLAAAVGAVPGGSARPGQQLMASAIEESIATGEHLLVQAGTGTGKSLAYLAPALTVDGPVVVSTATLALQSQLVEHDLPRLADAVEPVLGRRPTFAVLKGRHHYLCLARLDNSTEDEPEDTLFDTPGRGGGMKWLGEAGRLGKQVERLRAWADKTETGDRDELDPGVDDQAWRLVSMPARECVGAGRCPYGPECFAEASRVRAREADIVVTNHSLLAVDLLADRHIVPPHKLLVVDEAHELADRVSSASQAELVPELVDRAARRARPLLTPEIAESLIAAGDALSVGLAEAPAGRITAGLPGPLREACTLLDAATRAALDKVGDIKADDPDPVRKQQAKAVLDDLSKTSQRLLEEGEHDVAWVEKSDGPGAGRRALVVAPLSVAGMLANELYDERTVVVTSATLALGGRFDTVARALGLGPVTVDPPSPAASALAASTAPARKAKPAPKAAGDAALIERESGSGWRSLDVGSPFDYGRQGILYVAAHLPRPAASGLPDAAGTELLELVTALGGRTLGLFSSRRAAQQAAELLRARTDLPVLLQGEESLPLLVRRFREERASCLFGVMSLWQGVDVPGDACQLVVIDRLPFPRPDEPLAAARAAAVDASGGSGFAAVSVPIAAVRLAQGVGRLIRSTGDKGVVAVLDSRLETARGYGAFLRRSLPPFWYTTRPEVARGALQRLAKD; this comes from the coding sequence CTGCTCGCCGCCGCCGTCGGCGCGGTGCCCGGCGGCTCGGCCCGGCCCGGTCAACAGCTCATGGCCTCGGCCATCGAGGAGAGCATCGCCACCGGCGAGCACCTGCTGGTCCAGGCGGGCACCGGCACCGGCAAGTCGCTGGCCTATCTCGCGCCGGCACTGACCGTCGACGGGCCGGTGGTGGTCTCCACCGCCACCCTGGCGTTGCAGTCCCAGCTCGTCGAGCACGACCTGCCCCGGCTCGCCGACGCGGTCGAGCCGGTCCTCGGCCGTCGGCCGACGTTCGCCGTGCTGAAGGGCCGGCACCACTACCTCTGCCTGGCCCGGCTGGACAACTCCACTGAGGACGAGCCGGAGGACACCCTCTTCGACACGCCCGGGCGTGGCGGGGGCATGAAGTGGCTCGGCGAGGCGGGCCGGCTGGGCAAGCAGGTCGAGCGGCTGCGTGCCTGGGCGGACAAGACCGAGACCGGCGACCGGGACGAGCTCGATCCGGGCGTCGACGACCAGGCGTGGCGGCTGGTGTCGATGCCGGCCCGCGAGTGCGTCGGTGCCGGGCGGTGCCCGTACGGGCCGGAGTGCTTCGCGGAGGCGTCCCGGGTCCGGGCCCGCGAGGCCGACATCGTGGTGACCAACCACAGCCTGCTCGCCGTCGACCTGCTGGCCGACCGGCACATCGTGCCGCCGCACAAGCTCCTGGTGGTCGACGAGGCGCACGAGCTGGCCGACCGGGTCTCCTCCGCCTCGCAGGCCGAACTCGTACCGGAGCTGGTCGACCGCGCCGCCCGCCGGGCCCGGCCGCTGCTGACCCCGGAGATCGCCGAGTCGCTCATCGCCGCCGGTGACGCGCTCTCGGTCGGGCTGGCCGAGGCGCCGGCCGGGCGGATCACCGCCGGACTGCCGGGTCCGTTACGGGAGGCGTGCACCCTGCTCGACGCGGCCACCCGCGCGGCCCTGGACAAGGTCGGCGACATCAAGGCCGACGACCCCGATCCGGTACGCAAGCAGCAGGCCAAGGCAGTCCTCGACGACCTGTCCAAGACCTCGCAGCGGCTGCTGGAGGAGGGCGAGCACGACGTGGCCTGGGTGGAGAAGTCGGACGGTCCGGGGGCGGGACGCCGGGCCCTGGTCGTCGCGCCGCTCTCCGTCGCCGGCATGCTCGCCAACGAGCTGTACGACGAGCGCACCGTGGTGGTCACCTCCGCCACGCTGGCCCTCGGCGGCCGGTTCGACACCGTGGCCCGCGCCCTCGGCCTCGGCCCGGTCACCGTGGACCCGCCGTCGCCGGCCGCCTCCGCGCTGGCCGCCTCGACCGCCCCGGCCCGCAAGGCCAAACCGGCGCCGAAGGCTGCCGGGGACGCCGCCCTGATCGAACGCGAGTCGGGTTCGGGGTGGCGGTCGCTCGACGTCGGCTCACCCTTCGACTACGGCCGACAGGGCATCCTGTACGTCGCCGCGCACCTGCCCCGCCCCGCCGCCTCCGGCCTGCCCGACGCGGCCGGCACCGAACTGCTCGAACTGGTGACCGCGCTCGGTGGCCGTACCCTCGGGCTGTTCTCCTCCCGGCGGGCCGCGCAGCAGGCCGCGGAGCTGCTCCGGGCGCGGACCGACCTGCCGGTCCTGCTCCAGGGTGAGGAGTCGCTGCCGCTGCTGGTCCGCCGGTTCCGGGAGGAGCGGGCGAGTTGCCTGTTCGGCGTGATGTCGCTCTGGCAGGGCGTGGACGTGCCGGGCGACGCCTGCCAGCTCGTGGTGATCGACCGGCTGCCGTTCCCCCGACCCGACGAGCCGTTGGCGGCGGCCCGCGCGGCGGCGGTCGACGCCTCCGGCGGGTCCGGCTTCGCGGCGGTCAGCGTGCCGATCGCGGCGGTCCGGCTGGCCCAGGGTGTGGGTCGGCTGATCCGGTCGACCGGCGACAAGGGCGTGGTCGCGGTTCTCGACTCCCGGCTCGAGACCGCCCGTGGCTACGGTGCGTTCCTGCGCCGCTCGTTGCCACCGTTCTGGTACACCACCCGGCCCGAGGTGGCCCGGGGCGCACTGCAACGCCTCGCCAAGGACTGA
- the sigJ gene encoding RNA polymerase sigma factor SigJ: protein MRDLATEFEAERDHLTAVAYRMLGSRADAEDAVQETWLRYARALADPAARAEIRDLRGWLTTATGRICLDLLRSARVRREAYVGQWLPEPVISRLPDTPGLAAPGAAGHLPDAGGFAPDPAERVTQTEEVGIALLVVLERLTPEQRVAFVLHDVFAVPFTQIAEVLHGTPTAARQLASRGRRAVAEGGPRHTADLAEQQRVVAAFLAAAESGDLDRLVAVLAPDVVFVGDSGGHAPSARNPVVGVLKVARFALGLVRRTVLDTTAARALPVLVNGSLGLQVEGDYRNDRRLRVVTWYTVADGRITGIFHQQNPEKLSRVPALGPDTPQWPAPC from the coding sequence GTGCGGGACCTGGCGACCGAGTTCGAGGCCGAGCGGGACCACCTGACCGCGGTGGCGTACCGCATGCTCGGCAGCCGCGCCGATGCCGAGGACGCGGTCCAGGAAACCTGGCTGCGCTACGCACGGGCACTCGCCGACCCGGCGGCCCGCGCCGAGATCCGCGACCTGCGCGGCTGGCTCACCACCGCCACCGGCCGGATCTGCCTCGACCTGCTCCGCTCGGCCCGGGTACGCCGCGAGGCGTACGTCGGTCAGTGGCTGCCCGAACCGGTGATCAGCCGGCTGCCCGACACGCCCGGACTGGCCGCCCCCGGCGCCGCCGGACACCTCCCCGACGCCGGCGGCTTCGCCCCCGACCCGGCCGAACGAGTCACCCAGACCGAGGAGGTCGGGATCGCGCTGCTGGTGGTGCTGGAACGGCTCACCCCCGAGCAGCGGGTCGCGTTCGTGCTGCATGACGTCTTCGCGGTGCCGTTCACCCAGATCGCCGAGGTGCTGCACGGCACACCGACGGCCGCCCGGCAGCTCGCCTCCCGGGGCCGGCGGGCGGTCGCCGAGGGCGGGCCCCGGCACACCGCCGACCTGGCCGAGCAGCAGCGGGTGGTCGCCGCCTTCCTCGCCGCCGCCGAATCGGGCGACCTCGACCGGCTGGTCGCGGTGCTCGCCCCGGACGTGGTCTTCGTCGGCGACAGTGGCGGTCACGCCCCGAGCGCCCGCAACCCGGTTGTCGGGGTGCTGAAGGTGGCCCGGTTCGCGCTCGGCCTGGTCCGCCGTACGGTGCTCGACACCACCGCCGCCCGGGCCCTGCCGGTGCTGGTCAACGGCTCGCTCGGGCTCCAGGTCGAGGGGGACTACCGCAACGACCGGCGGCTGCGGGTGGTGACCTGGTACACGGTCGCCGACGGCAGGATCACCGGCATCTTCCACCAACAGAACCCGGAGAAGCTGAGCCGGGTGCCGGCGCTCGGACCTGACACGCCGCAGTGGCCCGCCCCATGCTGA
- a CDS encoding NUDIX hydrolase produces the protein MTIDSGGSPTRPAVTPPTYAAPESLVEHARRFYAEGGTPATPRMAATVLLVRPAPAADGEAGDDFEVYVIRRLVTMTFGGMYAFPGGGVDPSDSRAALDWSGPPAASWGDRLGLAPDAAQAVLCAAAREVFEEAGVLLAGPGAGTIVGDVSGAEWESARQALVDRRASFADLLSEQRLTLRADLLLPWSRWVTPEFEPRRFDTYFFVALLPAGQRTRDVSGEADHTMWIRPTEALARADAGEISMLPPTRVTLAEIAASGGLAGLPAASAERNAATPVLPRFELAPDGTGRFLLG, from the coding sequence ATGACTATCGACAGCGGCGGGTCGCCGACTCGACCGGCGGTCACCCCGCCGACGTACGCCGCACCGGAGTCGCTGGTCGAACACGCCCGCCGGTTCTACGCCGAGGGCGGGACACCGGCCACACCCAGGATGGCCGCGACCGTACTGCTGGTCCGCCCGGCCCCGGCCGCCGACGGCGAGGCCGGGGACGACTTCGAGGTGTACGTCATCCGCCGGCTCGTCACGATGACGTTCGGCGGCATGTACGCCTTCCCCGGCGGCGGCGTCGACCCGTCCGACTCGCGGGCCGCGCTCGACTGGTCCGGTCCTCCGGCGGCGAGTTGGGGTGACCGGTTGGGACTGGCCCCCGACGCCGCCCAGGCGGTGCTCTGTGCCGCCGCGCGGGAGGTCTTCGAGGAGGCCGGGGTGCTGCTCGCCGGACCCGGTGCCGGCACCATCGTCGGCGACGTGAGCGGAGCCGAGTGGGAGTCGGCCCGGCAGGCGCTGGTCGACCGGCGGGCGAGCTTCGCCGACCTGCTGAGCGAGCAGCGGCTCACCCTCCGGGCGGACCTGCTGCTGCCCTGGTCGAGGTGGGTCACGCCCGAGTTCGAACCGCGCCGCTTCGACACGTACTTTTTCGTGGCCCTGCTGCCGGCGGGGCAGCGGACCCGCGACGTCTCCGGCGAGGCCGACCACACCATGTGGATCCGGCCGACCGAGGCGCTGGCGCGGGCCGACGCGGGCGAGATCTCGATGCTCCCGCCGACCAGGGTGACGCTGGCCGAGATCGCCGCGTCCGGTGGGTTGGCCGGGCTGCCGGCCGCCTCGGCGGAGCGGAACGCCGCCACCCCGGTGCTGCCCCGGTTCGAGTTGGCTCCGGACGGCACCGGCCGGTTCCTGCTCGGCTGA
- a CDS encoding Gfo/Idh/MocA family protein codes for MDQQAGPGRVTRWGILATGNIAARFVEDLRLVPDAEVVAVGSRSLDAARLFADHHDIPRAYGSWAELAADDEVDVVYVATPHAAHYDATMTLLEAGRAVLCEKPFTLDLPTSTTLIETARKRDVFLMEAMWMRCNPTVLRVLDLIADGAIGSVTAVQAAFGVAGPFPPEHRMRAKALGGGALLDLGVYPISLAHLVLGRPDHIRSWAALGPEGVDENTGVVFGYDSGAVASLSCGIVGATPLTATITGTTGRIELGEPFFRPSGATLHRAGAEPELLPAEVVGNGYQYEAAEVQRCLAAGLKESSLVPHAVTLDVMDLLDTIRTQIGVTYP; via the coding sequence ATGGATCAGCAAGCTGGCCCCGGGCGCGTTACGCGCTGGGGCATCCTGGCCACCGGCAACATCGCCGCCCGGTTCGTCGAGGACCTGCGACTCGTACCGGACGCCGAGGTGGTGGCCGTCGGCTCCCGATCGCTCGACGCGGCCCGGCTCTTCGCCGACCACCACGACATCCCCCGGGCGTACGGCTCCTGGGCGGAACTCGCCGCCGACGACGAGGTGGACGTGGTGTACGTGGCCACCCCGCACGCCGCCCACTACGACGCCACCATGACGCTCCTGGAGGCGGGGCGGGCGGTGCTCTGCGAGAAGCCGTTCACCCTCGACCTGCCGACCAGCACCACGCTGATCGAGACCGCCCGGAAGCGGGACGTCTTCCTGATGGAAGCCATGTGGATGCGGTGCAACCCGACCGTACTGCGGGTGTTGGACCTGATCGCCGACGGCGCGATCGGTTCGGTGACCGCCGTACAGGCCGCGTTCGGGGTGGCCGGGCCGTTCCCGCCGGAGCACCGGATGCGGGCCAAGGCGCTGGGCGGCGGGGCCCTGCTCGACCTGGGGGTCTACCCGATCAGCCTGGCCCACCTGGTGCTCGGGCGGCCGGACCACATCCGGTCCTGGGCGGCGCTCGGCCCGGAGGGGGTCGACGAGAACACCGGGGTCGTCTTCGGGTACGACTCCGGCGCGGTCGCATCGCTGAGCTGCGGCATCGTCGGCGCGACCCCGCTGACCGCGACGATCACCGGCACCACCGGCCGGATCGAGCTGGGCGAGCCGTTCTTCCGGCCGAGCGGGGCGACCCTGCACCGGGCGGGCGCCGAGCCGGAGCTGCTGCCGGCCGAGGTGGTCGGCAACGGCTACCAGTACGAGGCCGCCGAGGTGCAGCGCTGCCTGGCCGCTGGCCTGAAGGAAAGCTCTCTCGTCCCCCACGCCGTGACCCTCGACGTGATGGACCTCCTCGACACCATCCGCACCCAGATCGGTGTCACCTACCCCTGA
- a CDS encoding DUF47 domain-containing protein — translation MKFSFRPTEGAFYELFTRAAQNLVRGTELLNELALPGVDVQSVSERLTEVEHDSDQITHDLYKKINSTFITPFDREDIYRLGSLLDDVMDHLEAVGNLLYLYGLTKLPSLPREMHELVNVLDQQAKLTAEAMPRLRSMRDLEDYWIECNRLENDGDQAYRMLLVRLFSGEYDALTVLKMKEVADELEAACDAFEHVANTVETIAVKES, via the coding sequence GTGAAGTTTTCCTTCCGCCCCACCGAGGGCGCCTTCTACGAGCTCTTCACCAGGGCCGCGCAGAACCTGGTGCGGGGTACCGAGCTGCTGAACGAGCTGGCCCTGCCCGGGGTCGACGTGCAGTCGGTGAGCGAGCGGCTCACCGAGGTCGAGCACGACAGCGACCAGATCACCCACGACCTGTACAAGAAGATCAACTCGACCTTCATCACGCCCTTCGACCGGGAGGACATCTACCGGCTCGGGTCCCTGCTCGACGACGTGATGGACCACCTCGAGGCGGTCGGCAACCTGCTCTACCTCTACGGGCTGACCAAGCTGCCGTCGCTGCCCCGGGAGATGCACGAGCTGGTGAACGTCCTCGACCAGCAGGCGAAGCTCACCGCCGAGGCGATGCCCCGGCTGCGCTCGATGCGTGACCTCGAGGACTACTGGATCGAGTGCAACCGGCTCGAGAACGACGGCGACCAGGCGTACCGGATGCTCCTGGTCCGGCTCTTCTCCGGCGAGTACGACGCGCTGACCGTGCTGAAGATGAAGGAGGTCGCCGACGAGCTGGAGGCGGCCTGTGACGCCTTCGAGCACGTGGCGAACACCGTCGAGACCATCGCGGTCAAGGAGTCCTGA
- a CDS encoding DNA-binding protein, with the protein MNLELWAAQEVGDFLNVSRQRVSQLATQHDWPEPIATLAVGRIWLADDIRAWAARHGRPVPVDEPDEGA; encoded by the coding sequence ATGAACCTGGAGCTATGGGCCGCGCAGGAAGTCGGCGATTTCCTCAACGTCTCGCGTCAGCGCGTGTCGCAACTCGCGACGCAGCACGACTGGCCCGAGCCGATCGCCACCCTCGCTGTCGGCCGCATCTGGCTCGCCGACGACATCCGGGCATGGGCCGCGAGGCATGGCCGCCCCGTACCGGTGGACGAGCCGGACGAGGGTGCATAG
- the pstB gene encoding phosphate ABC transporter ATP-binding protein PstB — protein sequence MAKRVEAESVTAYYGSFKAIENINLTVEPKTVTALIGPSGCGKSTFLRSINRMHEVLPGARVDGKLTIDGQNIYDNDVDVTAVRRLIGMVFQRPNPFPTMSIFDNVVAGLKLNGVRRKSVLEDAAEKALRSANLWDEVKDRLGKPGAGLSGGQQQRLCIARTIAVEPQVVLMDEPCSALDPISTLAIEDLMFKLKDQYTIIIVTHNMQQAARVSDRTAFFSIERTGDPGRLIEYDYTQKIFSNPSVKKTEDYITGRFG from the coding sequence ATGGCAAAGCGTGTCGAGGCGGAGAGCGTCACCGCGTACTACGGGTCGTTCAAGGCGATCGAGAACATCAACCTGACCGTCGAGCCGAAGACCGTGACCGCCCTGATCGGGCCGTCCGGCTGCGGCAAGTCGACCTTCCTGCGCTCGATCAACCGGATGCACGAGGTGCTGCCGGGGGCCCGGGTCGACGGCAAGCTGACCATCGACGGCCAGAACATCTACGACAACGACGTGGACGTGACCGCCGTACGGCGGCTGATCGGCATGGTCTTCCAGCGCCCGAACCCGTTCCCCACCATGTCGATCTTCGACAACGTGGTGGCCGGGCTGAAGCTCAACGGCGTACGCCGCAAGTCGGTGCTGGAGGACGCGGCCGAGAAGGCGCTCCGCTCGGCGAACCTGTGGGACGAGGTCAAGGACCGGCTGGGCAAGCCGGGCGCGGGCCTGTCCGGCGGTCAGCAGCAGCGGTTGTGCATCGCCCGGACGATCGCGGTCGAGCCGCAGGTCGTGCTGATGGACGAGCCGTGCTCGGCGCTGGACCCGATCTCCACGCTGGCGATCGAGGACCTCATGTTCAAGCTGAAGGACCAGTACACGATCATCATCGTGACGCACAACATGCAGCAGGCGGCCCGGGTGTCGGACCGTACCGCGTTCTTCTCGATCGAGCGCACCGGTGACCCCGGCCGCCTGATCGAGTACGACTACACGCAGAAGATCTTCAGCAACCCGAGCGTCAAGAAGACCGAGGACTACATCACCGGCCGCTTCGGCTGA